Genomic DNA from Longimicrobium sp.:
AGAGCGCGTCCGGGCTTTCCATCCGGACACGCGGCGCGTGGGTCGGGACCGGGGCTACCGTGAGGGCCATGCAGCTGCGTGGTGGGGCGTTAGGCGAATGGGCACGAGCATCTTAGCCCCGCACGGGCCGTCCCGCCAACCATCGCGTTCGAGCGTCTGTATACCAGACAGCGGCGGGACTCTTCGCCACGACGCGCGTTGGGGCCGTAGCACCCGGTTCGTCGCTCTAGGACCAATGCGACAACGGCGTTCACGCGTCCGCTTCATTCTCGGTTGACGTTTTCGCATGGTGGCTGGTATTCTTCTCCGAGACGTTGCCCCTTCCGCCGCGGAGTTGCTCGATGATCTCTCAGTCCCTCGTCACCCGAATCCGGAAAGCCTTCCCCGAATCGCTCCGCCGCGCGCTGGTGGCGGCGCTGGACGAGGCGTACCAGGAGGTGAGCGCTTCTCATCGGCCCGAGCGGGGGTGGAACAACTTCACCTTCGGCACCGGCTTGTGGGCGATCGCGATGTTCCAGCTGCAGGAGCTGGCGCGGGAGGAGGAGTGGGAGCTCGTGGAGGAGGTGGACAACCATCGCGTCACCTTTGTAAAGGATGGGCTTCACCTGACCTGCTACAAGGTGGGCTCGACCGCCGACGAGGACATCTTCGCCTCGTTCCCCAACAACGACAACGCGGCGAAGCGGCTGGTGGCGAACAACCGCCAGTTCGACCTGTTCGGCGACCGTTACCAGGCGGGAGCACCCGTGGACCTGGTGCTGGCACACCTGGGCACGCCGGAGCGCGGGCTGGAGGCGGTCTACCTGTGCGTCCCCTCGGCGGTGGCCAGCGACGACCGGATCTCGGAATGGGCGCACGCCGAGCTGCTCTGGAGCCGCGGCTCGCGGGCCGAGGTCGGCCACGGGGCGGCGGACCTCGCGGCCGAGGTGCCCATCGAGCGCCCGGTGATCCGCCTCAAGATCCCGCGCGCCGCCGACCACGGATGACGCAGCGGAGCCTGTTCGGGGGCGAGCGCGAGGCGGACGCGCGGGTACAGCGCTTCCGTCCGGAGCGGCTCGTGCTGGCGAGGGAGGCGCGCGGGCTCCAGAAGAAGGAGCTCGCGGACCGGGTGGACCTCACCCCCAGCGCGATCAGCCAGATCGAGCTGGGGAAGATCCGCCCGACCTCGGAAACGCTGCTTCGCCTGGCGCTCACCCTGCGCGTGCGGCCCGAGTTCTTCTCGGCGGCCCCGCCGGCGCTGATCGCGGCCGAGAACTGCCACTTCCGGCGGCTCCGCAGCGCCACGCAGACGGAGCAGCGGCGGGTGCGGGCGTCCGGCGCGCTGATCCTGGAGGTGGTGGAGCAGCTGGAGCAGCTGGCCGAGCTCCCGGCGGAGGCGATCACCGCGCTGGCCGCGCACGTCGAGAGCCGCGACGACGTGGAGGCGCTGGCGGAGCGCGTGCGGGAGGAGTGGGGGCTGGGGCAGGGCCCCATCAGCAACATGGTGGCTCTGCTGGAGCGCCGCGGCGTGCTGCCGGTGGAGATCGAGGGGCACTCCGAACGGCTGGACGCGTTTTCGGTCTGGGCGGAGCGGAGGCCGATGGTGTTTCTCGCCACGGAGAAGGGCTCGGCCAGCCGGCGCCGCTTCGACGCCGCCCACGAGCTGGGGCACCTCCTCATGCACGTGGACGTATCCGCCGGCGACGGCGCGCTGGAGAACCAGGCCGACGCCTTCGCCAGCGCCCTCCTACTCCCGCGCACTTCCTTCGCCGCCGAGTGCCCGCGCCGCCTCTCCTGGCCCCAGCTCCTGGAGCTGAAGCGGCGATGGAAGGTGTCGCTGGCCGCGATGGTGCGGCGGGCGTACGACCTGGGCATCTACTCGGAAGCGACGTATCGCCGCGGGTACATGCAGCTGAACAAGCGCGGCTGGCGGGAGAACGAGCCGGAAGAGCCGCCGATGGAGCGCCCGCAGGTCCTTCGCGAAGTCGTGCAGCTCCTGGAGGGGGCCGGCTATCCCCGGGCGCGCATCGCCGAGAGCGTGCACCTGCACACGCCCGACCTCGAGCGCCTGCTGCTCCTACCCGTCTCCCGATGAGCGCCCGCGGCGCCCTCCGCGCTTCGGCGGATCAGCCGTGCGCGCCCAGCCGCCCCAGAGTGGCCCTCAGCTCGCGCCCCAGCTCGGCCAGCACGAAAGGGCGGTGCTCGTTCACGAAGAAGTGCCCCGCGGGGAACATCACCCGCCGAAACGCCCCCGTCGCGTGCTGGCGCCACCCCTCCACGTCCGCGGGCCGTACACGTTCGTCCTCCACTCCTCCGTACGCGGAGATCGGGATGGCGAGAGGCTCGTCTCCCTGGAAGGTGTAGGTTTCCGCGAGCTGGAAGTCCGCGCGGAGGAGGGGAATCAGGATCTCCATCAGGTCCGCTTTCTCCAGCACCTCGTCGGGGGTCCCGGCCAGGCGCCTGAGCTCGTGGACGAACTCCTCGTGGGGGAGGTGGTGGACGGGCGCCATGGACGGCGGCAGGTGCGGCGCCGCCCGCCCGGACGCGAACAGGTGCACGGGGCCGCGCCGCCGGTCGCGGCGCAGGCGCTGGGCGAGCTCGAAGGCGACGGAGGCGCCCAGGCTGTGCCCGAAGAAGGCGAAAGGACGGTCCATCCAGGGCACGAGGGCGCCGGCCAGCTGGTCCACGAGCTCGTCCCAGCGGGTGATGGGCGGCTCGTGGAGGCGCTCCTCGCGGCCGGGGAGCTGCACCGCGCACACCTCCACCTCAGGGGGGAGAGCCCGGGGCCAGGGGAAGAAGACCGACGCCCCACCCCCCGCGTACGGAAAGCAGAACAGCCGCAGCCGCGCCGCCGGGTTCGCCCCGCCGGGGATCCGCACCCAGCGAGACGGAGTGGCCACCCCCGCCCTCGTATGTCCGTGCCGCTCCGGCGCCCCGCTGCTCGTAGTCAATGTGCGTCCATCCACCACAGGTCGACCTCAGGGTTTTCGAAGAGCTCCGACGACGGAGCCGGCGCGTTGCCGGGCGGGTGCCGCGGGTCCTGCATGGCGGCTCCCCCTACCCGGCGAGCACCCAGGTGTCTTTGGCGCCGCCGCCCTGGGCCCGGTTCACCACGTACGACCCCGGGCGCAGCGCCACCCGGCTCAGCCCGCCCGGCATCACCCAGGTGGAGTGGCCGGTGAAGACGAACGGGCGCAAGTCCACCCGGCGCGGCTCCACCGCGGCCCCGGCCCAGGTTGGGCAGGTGGAGATCTCCACCAGGGGCTGCGCGACGAAGTCGTGGGGCTTTTCGCGTATCCTGGCCGCCACCGCGTCCAGCTCGGCCCGGCTCGCCTGCGGCCCCACCAGGGTGGCGCGTCCGCCGGCGCCGCGCACGTGTTTGATGACCAGCGACGCCATGTTCGCCAGCACGTGCCCGCGGTCCGCCTCGCGCGCGCACAAAAAGGTGGGGATCTGCGGAAGGAGAGGCTCCTCGGCCAGGTAGAAGCGGATCATCTCCGGCACGAAGGCAAAGACCGACTTCTGGTCCCCCACGGCGTTCCCCACGGCGTTCGCCAGCGTCACCCGGCCGGCGGCGCAGACGCCGAGCAGCTCCCGGAAAAACGCGGCGTGGGCATGCCGCAGCCCCACGTCGTCGATGCGGCGGTAGACGACGTCCACGCGCACCGGGCCGGTGGGGGCCAGGTGGTACAGGCGGCCATCCTGCACCACCAGCTCGTCCACCGTGACGACCGCGGCGCCCGTGATGCGGGCCAGGTAGTGGTGCTCGGCGTAGAACTCGTTGTCCCGCCCCTGGCTGAGGACCACCAGGTAGGGGTCTCCGGTACCGGGGGGCGCCGTGGCCACGAGCGAGGCGCGCATCCGCTCCCCCGTGTCGTCCATCGCCCGGATCCCGTGGCGCGCCATGAGGGGGGGGGCCAGCGCCCTCATGGCGTCCCTCCCGGCGAGCACCTCGGCGATCCCTGAGGGAACGCACAGGTTGTCTTCCAGCACCGTGAGCTCCCCCTGGGGGGTGCGGACCAGGTCCGGGCCGGCGATGTGGACGTGCACCCCGCCCGGCGGCCGGATCGCGGCGGCCTCGGGCACGAAGCCGCGGGAGTGGCGCACCACCTCGCGCAGCTCGGGAAGCTCCCCCAGGATCCGTTGCCGCGAGTAGACATCGGCCAGGAATAGGTTGAGGGCGCGCACGCGCTGCTCCAGCCCCCGCACGGTGCGCTCCCACTCGCCCGCGCCGATCGGGCGGGGGATCAGGTCCAGGAGAAGGTCCCTGTCTTCCCGGGCGGAGTCGTCCGCGAAGGAAAGGTGGAGCCCCTGCTCCCGCAGCAGGGAGGCCGCCATCGCCCGCAGCTGGCCGTAGTCGCCGGGCGAGAGGCGGCCCAGCCACTCCACGACCGCGGCCGCGCCGTCGTGGGGCGCCCTGTCGCTCTGGAAGAGCTCGTCCCATACCCCCCCCACCGGGCGGTACTCGGCGAAGAGGCCGGTGGCGGCCGTCATACGGCCTCCACGCAGGCCAGCGCCGGAGCGGCGAGCGCCGGGCGCGTGGGCGCCACCCCGGCCTGAAGGGCACGCACCAGCCGGGGGTACACGCCGTACGCGGTGCGGGCGCCGCTCACCTCCAGACGCTCCCGGTCGGTGTGCGCGAAGCGCTCCTCGCCCGGGGCATACCCCAGCGTCACCACCCCGTGGGTCCCGCAGGTGAAGCCCCCGTCCGTGGAGAAGGTCCACGGCCTCACCGCGGGGGTGCGCTGCGTGACCTCCTTCACCGTCTGCACGGCGATCCCCACCGCCGGGTGCATCGACTCCACCAGAAAGGCGGGGGTGAACACCGGGTAGTCGCACTCGAAGTTCGTGTAGGTACGGAGCCGCTCGCGGCTGTGCTCCACGGTGAGCGTGAAGCCCTCACGCGGGGGTACCCGCTCGCGGAGGAAGGCGCGCAGGAGGTCCAGGGCGGCCTCGATGGTCTGGCCCGGAAGCACGCGCCAGTCGAGCACCACGCGCGCGACCCCGGGGATCACGTTGCGGGTCTTGGGGGTGGCGTCCACGTCGGTGATGCTGAGGGTGGAGGGGCCCAGGATGGGGTCGCTGGAGAGATTGCCCGCGAACTCCCCCACGGCCGTGATCACCTCGGGAAGGAGGTGGAGCGGGTTTCGGGCGCGGTGGGGGGCGCTGGCGTGCGCCGCCACCCCGCGCACCTCCACCACCAGCTCCAGCCGGCCCCGGTGACCGATGCAGATGTCGCCGTTGGTGGCCTCCCCCAGGATCACCACGTCCGGGCACAGCTCGCCCTGGGTCATCAGGTAGTCCATCCCCATGGCCCCCCGCTCCTCCAGCACGGTGAAGCCCACGTACACGTCGCCGTCGGGACGGGCGCTCACGAACTGCGCGGCGGCGTACGTCAGCAGCGCCAGCGGCCCCTTGATGTCCATGGCCCCGCGGCCGTGGAGGAACCCATCCCTCACCTCGGCGGCGTAGGGAGGATGCTCCCAGGTGCCGGAGTCGCCCACGTCCACCGTGTCCAGGTGGGCGCCCAGCATCACCGTGGGCCCGCCCCTCCGCCCGCGGACGCGCCCCACCACGTTCCCCACCGCGTCTATCCACACGTCGTCGAAGCGGAGCCGCTTCAGCTCCTGGACCGTGCGGAGCGCCACCTCCCCTTCGGCACCCGACACGCTGGGGATCCGGATCAGCTCCTGCGCGAAGGTGAGGGCCCTGTTGAAGTCTGCATACATCGGGAACGCTCCAGAAACACGGTAGTTGGATTTCCGGGCGGACGCGGGACACGGAAGGTCGTGCCCGCGGGCGCCGCGGGGTGTGCGCGCGGCTCCGCGAGCCGCTTCCGTCACCGCACCCGCCCCTCCGGGTGCGCCAGCTCCTCGATGGACCGGCTCGCCAGCACCCCCAGGGTGCGCCCCCACGCCGCGGGGTCGTGCGGGCGGGCGAGGGGCGCCAGCTCCATCCTCTCCATCCCCGCGGCGGCACCTCGCAGGAGGGCGGCGAGCACCCGCAGCGCCGCGGCGGAGAGCCCGGCCACCCCGGGGCAGCGGCGCAGCCGCCCCTGCGCGGGCGAGTCCGCGCCCAGGCACCGGAGGAGCCACCCGGTGCGCAGCTCGCCGGCCGCCGCCACGATCCCCGCCGCGTCCGCCACCAGCTCGTCGTGCACCCCGCGCCCCACCACTCCCGAGCAGCGGAGGATGAAGTAGTGGGTGGATTCATGCGCGATACGTATAGCGCGCGACGCCTCCTCCCACGCACCCGCGGACAAACCGGCGCATTCAGGGGGTACCCCCGCGTACGGTCCCGGGCCCACCAGGAGGATCCGGTCCTGGTACAGCTCCCTGGGCGCGGCGCTCACGCCGCCGGGGCGCTCCCGCTCCAGGGCGCGCACCCGGTCCCAGTTGTTGAGCCCGCTCACCATGCAGGCGCCCATCGTGGGCGGCACCGGCTCCGGCTCGTTGCGGCGGGCGAGGGCCTGCACCAGCGTCACGAAGTCCTCCCGCGCGCCGGCCGCGATGGCGGGAACGCGCCCCGCCGGCGTGCGATGCAGCCAGACGCGGAGCGCCTCCGGCGCCGCCAGCCTCACCCCCGGAGCCCCCGGGGCGGGGGCGATGCCGCGGCGGGTGGCCGCACGGTAGGCCGGGGTGCCGCTGATCCCGCGCTCCACGGGAAAGCGCAGCTGCACGAGCCGCTCCGACAGGGCGGGCCACGCCCCCCGCTCCGCCGCGTCGGGCAGGTAGCCGTCCCAGGCGGCGGCGCACGCCTCGTCGGCCAGCGGAAAGCGGAGCGCGGGGGGGGCTTCCAGCACCCGGGCCGTAACGCGGAGGAGGGGGGCGACGTCGGCGGCGCGGGCGCCGTACGCGCGCAGAACCTCCGCGCGGAACTCCAGCTCCTCCGCGGCGCCCCCCTCCTCCCTCACGGGCCGGGTGCGCTCACGGAGTCTTCCGCCTCCGGGAGGTACTCGAAGCGCCCCCCCCGGGCCACCACCTTGAGGATGCGGTGGGTGACCAGGTCTCCCCGCGAGTCGAACGAGAGGGTGCCGGTGACGCCGTGAAAGCCGCCCATGTGGCGCATCGCGTGGGCCACCTCCACGGCGCTGGTGTTCTTGGCCCGGCTCATCGCCTGGGCGAGCAGCTTGACCGCGTCGTAGCCGAGCGCCGCGCCGGGGTCGGGGGCCACGCCGAAGCGCTTGCGGAAGGCGGCCACGAAAGCGCGCACCTCGGCCCGCCGCTCGTCCGCGTGAAAGGGCACCGGGAGCACGGTGCCCTCCACCGTCGACGCGCCGCCGCGGAAGAGGGCCGACGAGACCATGGCGTCGGTCCCCAGCACGGGAATGGTGATCCCGGCCTTGCGCACCTCGGTGATGAAGTCGCCGGCCATGGGCACCTGGCCGGCCACGAAGATCCCGTCGGGCGCCACCTGCTTCCAGTTCTCGAGCGCCGCCGCGAAGGGGCGGTTGGAGAGGTCGGGCTCCGCGTCGTAGCTGGCGCGCCCCACCACCTCGATGCCCAGCTCGGCCGCGCGCTCCTCGAAGGCGTTGGCCACGGAGCGCCCGTACGGGTTGCGGACGTAGCAGATGACCACCCGCTTCAGCCGGCGACGCGCCGCGTACTCGGCCATCTTCCGCCCCGTGTCCTGGTCGTTGAAGATGGTGCGGAAGACGAAGTGGTACCCCTCGCCGGTGAGCTCCGGGCTGGTGGAGGTGGGCGAGACCAGGAGGAGGCGGTTGAGCTCGTACACGCGCGCCGCGGGAACGGTGACGTGCGACTGCAGGTGCCCGATGACGGCCGACACCTTGGGGTCGCTCGCCAGCTTCTGCGCGATGAGGAGCCCCGTGTTCACGGAGCCCTGGTCGTCCTGCAGCATCAGCCGCAGCGGCCGCCCGCGGATCCCCCCCGCGGCGTTCACCTCGTCCACCGCCATCTCCAGCCCCTGCTGGAAGAGGATCTCCTTCCGCTGCGACCAGGGCCACACCGCGGCCACCACCACATCTCCGCGCCCGGAGGCGGCCAGCTCGTCACGGGCGGCGCCGGGCTCGTTCGGGCCGCAGGCGGCCGCCGCGGCCGCCGCGAGCATCGCCCACACCCGGGTGCGCCACCCCTTCCTGCGGGTGCTGAGCTTCTGGATCATCGTGCCTATGCGGGGGGTGGGTCAGGCGAGCTGGCGGCGCGCGAGCGCCGCGAAAGCCCCGTCTTGCGCCATCAGCTCGTCGTAGGTGCCCATCTCCACGATGCGGCCGGCGTCGATGACGCAGATGCGATCCGCGCGCTGCACGGTGCTCAGGCGGTGCGCCACCGCGATGCGCGTCACCTGCAGCCGCTCCAGGCTGGCGCTGACGATGGCCTGCGTGCGGTTGTCCAGCGCGCTG
This window encodes:
- a CDS encoding XRE family transcriptional regulator is translated as MTQRSLFGGEREADARVQRFRPERLVLAREARGLQKKELADRVDLTPSAISQIELGKIRPTSETLLRLALTLRVRPEFFSAAPPALIAAENCHFRRLRSATQTEQRRVRASGALILEVVEQLEQLAELPAEAITALAAHVESRDDVEALAERVREEWGLGQGPISNMVALLERRGVLPVEIEGHSERLDAFSVWAERRPMVFLATEKGSASRRRFDAAHELGHLLMHVDVSAGDGALENQADAFASALLLPRTSFAAECPRRLSWPQLLELKRRWKVSLAAMVRRAYDLGIYSEATYRRGYMQLNKRGWRENEPEEPPMERPQVLREVVQLLEGAGYPRARIAESVHLHTPDLERLLLLPVSR
- a CDS encoding alpha/beta fold hydrolase, which gives rise to MATPSRWVRIPGGANPAARLRLFCFPYAGGGASVFFPWPRALPPEVEVCAVQLPGREERLHEPPITRWDELVDQLAGALVPWMDRPFAFFGHSLGASVAFELAQRLRRDRRRGPVHLFASGRAAPHLPPSMAPVHHLPHEEFVHELRRLAGTPDEVLEKADLMEILIPLLRADFQLAETYTFQGDEPLAIPISAYGGVEDERVRPADVEGWRQHATGAFRRVMFPAGHFFVNEHRPFVLAELGRELRATLGRLGAHG
- a CDS encoding circularly permuted type 2 ATP-grasp protein, which codes for MTAATGLFAEYRPVGGVWDELFQSDRAPHDGAAAVVEWLGRLSPGDYGQLRAMAASLLREQGLHLSFADDSAREDRDLLLDLIPRPIGAGEWERTVRGLEQRVRALNLFLADVYSRQRILGELPELREVVRHSRGFVPEAAAIRPPGGVHVHIAGPDLVRTPQGELTVLEDNLCVPSGIAEVLAGRDAMRALAPPLMARHGIRAMDDTGERMRASLVATAPPGTGDPYLVVLSQGRDNEFYAEHHYLARITGAAVVTVDELVVQDGRLYHLAPTGPVRVDVVYRRIDDVGLRHAHAAFFRELLGVCAAGRVTLANAVGNAVGDQKSVFAFVPEMIRFYLAEEPLLPQIPTFLCAREADRGHVLANMASLVIKHVRGAGGRATLVGPQASRAELDAVAARIREKPHDFVAQPLVEISTCPTWAGAAVEPRRVDLRPFVFTGHSTWVMPGGLSRVALRPGSYVVNRAQGGGAKDTWVLAG
- a CDS encoding M20/M25/M40 family metallo-hydrolase, giving the protein MYADFNRALTFAQELIRIPSVSGAEGEVALRTVQELKRLRFDDVWIDAVGNVVGRVRGRRGGPTVMLGAHLDTVDVGDSGTWEHPPYAAEVRDGFLHGRGAMDIKGPLALLTYAAAQFVSARPDGDVYVGFTVLEERGAMGMDYLMTQGELCPDVVILGEATNGDICIGHRGRLELVVEVRGVAAHASAPHRARNPLHLLPEVITAVGEFAGNLSSDPILGPSTLSITDVDATPKTRNVIPGVARVVLDWRVLPGQTIEAALDLLRAFLRERVPPREGFTLTVEHSRERLRTYTNFECDYPVFTPAFLVESMHPAVGIAVQTVKEVTQRTPAVRPWTFSTDGGFTCGTHGVVTLGYAPGEERFAHTDRERLEVSGARTAYGVYPRLVRALQAGVAPTRPALAAPALACVEAV
- a CDS encoding ABC transporter substrate-binding protein is translated as MIQKLSTRRKGWRTRVWAMLAAAAAAACGPNEPGAARDELAASGRGDVVVAAVWPWSQRKEILFQQGLEMAVDEVNAAGGIRGRPLRLMLQDDQGSVNTGLLIAQKLASDPKVSAVIGHLQSHVTVPAARVYELNRLLLVSPTSTSPELTGEGYHFVFRTIFNDQDTGRKMAEYAARRRLKRVVICYVRNPYGRSVANAFEERAAELGIEVVGRASYDAEPDLSNRPFAAALENWKQVAPDGIFVAGQVPMAGDFITEVRKAGITIPVLGTDAMVSSALFRGGASTVEGTVLPVPFHADERRAEVRAFVAAFRKRFGVAPDPGAALGYDAVKLLAQAMSRAKNTSAVEVAHAMRHMGGFHGVTGTLSFDSRGDLVTHRILKVVARGGRFEYLPEAEDSVSAPGP